The Hordeum vulgare subsp. vulgare chromosome 4H, MorexV3_pseudomolecules_assembly, whole genome shotgun sequence genomic interval TTCTTGGTAGATATTAGTTACTGTCACCCCATTTTATATGTTTCTGTTATTGCTCTTCAATTCTTGGTTATTAGTTACTGTCACATCCATTTTATGTTTCTGACTTTCTGTTAGCTTCAGAATCTTGAATGCTTGTTAGTACGTGTTGTTTTCCCATCCATGAATTATATTTATGTTAGCCTTCATGGTGTGGAATTATGTGTGTGCAGTGCACTGAAGGAAGAGAAAATTGCTGCCCGTAGTGCTATACTGCCGATGCTCCAAGCTGAAGAGGATGAAAGGTACTCGATCGACAATGTAGGCCATTTTCTTTTGTCCCTATCGTCTACAGGGAAGACATGAGATCTTTAATTCTCATGCAGATTTGTCAAAGAATGGAAGAAGTATCTTGAGGAGGAGGCCAGGATCATGAAAAACGTTCCTGGATGGAAGGTAGGCGAAAGCGTGTACAATTCCGGAAAGTGGATGCCCCCTGCCACCGGTGAGCTGCGCCCTGAGGTTTGGTAAGGTTCAAGGACTTGTTGCTTGAGCCCATCAAGGATGGCACCGTGTCTTCATGGTATGAATAAGGCTTTCAGACCTGCATACCCCAAAATTTGCTACGAGGGACACATACTTAGCATTTGTCATGTATTTCTTCTGTTGACAAGATTTGTGTTGACGAAATCTGGCTGGCTAATAATTGGACATACCAAGCCAACTTTGGTCTTTATATGAGTCATCATCTTTTATGTTGATGTAATAACTTGTCTTCGTACGAGCTATGGCTATTCTGACTCTTGCCTTCATTTCAATTGTGATCATAGGCATCTATATATCctttttttttttgggggggggggggggggctaaaatGGATCGTATTTGCTCAAAATAACATAATTCTTCCTTCCAAGCTACCAAACCTTGCATCGTCTCGGGAGCGATGCACCTTGGCAAGAGACACCTCGCGTTCTGAATCCATTAGCAAGCGTG includes:
- the LOC123449458 gene encoding NADH dehydrogenase [ubiquinone] 1 alpha subcomplex subunit 13-B, coding for MTESMVRNKPGMASVKDMPLLQDGPPPGGFAPVRYARRIPSKGPSAIALFLTTFGAFSWGMYQVGQGNKVRRALKEEKIAARSAILPMLQAEEDERFVKEWKKYLEEEARIMKNVPGWKVGESVYNSGKWMPPATGELRPEVW